A window of Bacteroidia bacterium genomic DNA:
TATTACGGTAAGTAATGATGGAAAAGCGCCGATGGACAATGAACTTCAAATCGTGAAAAATGTGCTTGATTTATCCGAAGTAAAAGTGCGCGAATGTATGGTGCCGCGTACCGAAATGGTGGCGATTAGCGTGAATGAATCCATCGAAAAAATCAAAGAAAAATTTCTGCAAACGCGGCTTTCTAAAATATTAATTTTTGAAGGAAGTGTGGACAATATCATCGGATACGTGCATTCCTTCGAGCTTTTCCGGAATCCAGAAAAAATTTCTTCCATTATATTGCCCGTTCCTATTTTTCCTGAATCGAAATCGGCGAGCGAAGCACTAACTATTTTTATTCAGCAACATAAAAGTATTGCCTTGGTTGTGGATGAATTTGGCGGAACTTCTGGAATTATTACGATGGAAGATGTGATGGAAGAAATTTTTGGAGAGATTGAAGACGAGCACGACAAAGAAGATAAAGTCGAAAAAAAAATTTCCGAGAATGAATATTTATTTTCCGGACGGCATGAAATTGATTATCTCAATCAGAAATATAAATTGAATTTACCTGTTGCGGAAGATTACGAAACCCTTGCGGGACTTATCATTCACTATTATGAAAGTATTCCGCGGATAAACGATGAGATTACGGCGAATGAATTTACGTTTAAAATAATTGCCGTTACCGATTCGCGAATTGACGTAGCGCGATTAAAAATCAATCCAAAAAAAGTATAAAAAAAGGTCTTCGAAAAATTAATTTTTCGAAGACCTAAAATCAGTATCAAAAAATTATTTTTTTCGCTCTAAACTTTTGAAAAAAGCTTTTTGCTGAATATTAGTTGGATCTAAATCACGCACTTTCCCCCAATATACTTTAGCGTTTTCCGAATCTTTTGCGAGCGCATAATAATAACCTAAATAGCCGTAAGCTTCAATCAAACCGTTTTTATTTTTCAAAGAATCTGGTTCTGCTTTTAAAATATATTGTTCGTAAAATGGTTTCGCACGACCACCTTTCGAATCCGGATCTAACTGCGCATTGGCGCGTGCGCGCCACATATAAGCGGGTGGCCAATTTGGAATAACACGCGTAATTTGGGCAAATGCAGAATCACATTTTACATAATCTTTGTTTTGATAGCAAGCAATTCCGAGCGCATTGTAATCGTTTGCATTGGCTTGTCCGAGGGAAATTTTTTTCTGATAAGCTTGTTCACATTCTGGATATTTTTTCTGACGGTAATAAATTTCACCCAATTGTCCGTATAAATCACCTTGTGAGGAATCCAGCTTTAATGCTTGTTTTAACTGTAATACAGACAATGAATCTTGACCAGTTTGCGACAATAATTTTCCTTCGTAGGCATAATCCGAAGAAATAATTTTGATGTCTGTATTTTTTGCTTTCGCGAAAAATTTATTCATGTTTTTCAAACCGTTTGCGTAATCCTTTGTTTCGTATTGCGAATATCCGATAAGGCGATACATGTAAACATTGGAAGTATCTTTTTGCAAAATTCCGTTAATTTCAGAAACAGTTTCCGGATATTTTTTACTGAGAAAAAGAAACGATGCGTAACGCTCTCTGGCGGATAAATCATTGTTGATGGCCAAGAATTTTTGATATTGTTGCAAGGCTTTATCAAACTGCCCGGATTGTGCTAAAAGTTCCGCTTTCTCGCGGTAAGCAGGCGCAAAAGAAGAATCAATGGCACTGGCTTGTTTAAAATAATCAAACGATAAATTATAATTTTGAGCACGTCCGTAAAGTTGCCCTAAACGTAAAATTCCTTGTACTGATTTTTTATCCAAACTGGTTGCTTTTTCATAATTTGTAACAGCGTTACTGCCATCTGCTTGCGCCAAATAAACATCTCCTGTAAGCAAATAAACATTCGGATCATATGGAGTAAGGGCTTGCGCTTGCGTGAGTAATTTCATCGCTTGTGGCAAATCTTTAGTGTCAGCATTGGTGTACGCTTCCGCGATTTTCATCAACACTACTGCATTTTTTGATTTACAAATAGTAAGCGCTTTATAAAAGTTGGCTTGTGCATCTTTTGCATCGTTGGCGTACCATTGTAT
This region includes:
- a CDS encoding hemolysin family protein; the encoded protein is MNSLIIIGALIASAFFSGMEIAFITSNKFRIELDRKRGSLSANFFSYFNKHPSQYIATMLFGNSASLVIFAFFMQKANEPIIRQYIHSNIGVFMVQIIFSTLLILIAAEYLPKNIFRANPNRIIKIFAVPVGIVYFALYPFVYLITKLSESILKNIFRVESSSEKIIFGRVDLDNFLEDITVSNDGKAPMDNELQIVKNVLDLSEVKVRECMVPRTEMVAISVNESIEKIKEKFLQTRLSKILIFEGSVDNIIGYVHSFELFRNPEKISSIILPVPIFPESKSASEALTIFIQQHKSIALVVDEFGGTSGIITMEDVMEEIFGEIEDEHDKEDKVEKKISENEYLFSGRHEIDYLNQKYKLNLPVAEDYETLAGLIIHYYESIPRINDEITANEFTFKIIAVTDSRIDVARLKINPKKV
- a CDS encoding tetratricopeptide repeat protein; translated protein: MKRTSQKITLTAIVVLATTLFSFSQTLNDAIRLTENEQFNKATAAFRQLLQQNPKNGDFYFYFGENYFQNKNLDSARIMYQKGADLVPENPLNYVGLGKIQWYANDAKDAQANFYKALTICKSKNAVVLMKIAEAYTNADTKDLPQAMKLLTQAQALTPYDPNVYLLTGDVYLAQADGSNAVTNYEKATSLDKKSVQGILRLGQLYGRAQNYNLSFDYFKQASAIDSSFAPAYREKAELLAQSGQFDKALQQYQKFLAINNDLSARERYASFLFLSKKYPETVSEINGILQKDTSNVYMYRLIGYSQYETKDYANGLKNMNKFFAKAKNTDIKIISSDYAYEGKLLSQTGQDSLSVLQLKQALKLDSSQGDLYGQLGEIYYRQKKYPECEQAYQKKISLGQANANDYNALGIACYQNKDYVKCDSAFAQITRVIPNWPPAYMWRARANAQLDPDSKGGRAKPFYEQYILKAEPDSLKNKNGLIEAYGYLGYYYALAKDSENAKVYWGKVRDLDPTNIQQKAFFKSLERKK